The Saccopteryx leptura isolate mSacLep1 chromosome 2, mSacLep1_pri_phased_curated, whole genome shotgun sequence genome has a window encoding:
- the SEC16A gene encoding protein transport protein Sec16A isoform X5 — MQPPPQAVPPSVVGPPPAGSPPSMFWSSSPYRRQAPTGAPGGAAARPLQPVTDPFAFSRQALQHTSLGSAPKSSPPVFPGPAPEAFLQRPGAPVPHTHPGNGSRGPCEPLPGPLSQPRPMAGPFSSVLTPSAPPGPEMKRSAEVASSSEREVQAQCIPGVGPDGFHGGHPHGNLPGPDRPLSGQNPHDGAPAPAASPFSSQPRQQTPGQWGPVQGGLQPSGQHYWPGLEGPVPNVGPQASGLSHFSALSSSPQGPSHEQRDPSVPGPLAGDGRDEAAYLQGGNHSASNSDLENAFRQTFRVAHARAGQELRPGPAAHNEQLPDTALVNPFAQGSSPEGHLHYPLGAGPSGALPDADSSTLSMFFQGGETENEETLPSEDIGSAGQSDFDGFSPSAGLGPPPTHGGAGGVHQAFLRAPRGEPTQQGADTQPLFPLLATAQHDHATTKSAAVDLWGDRAGAGGSHCENVENLEFTQNQEVLPSEPPSSDAASPGDQLRYGTLGGPAPPRLGVAGHAGGGGSQPEALDALLHPVRSDSVSSSYSSKSHRSVSGATRPQDLGTFIQQEVGKPEDEASGSFFKQIDSSPVGGETDEAAVSQRSHSSLSQPLTPSPPQPTGVFQTSVNSSFEPVKSHLVGVKPVEADRANVVGEVRGTHAHQKHRPAAAPPDACPGNLEQPPDNLETLLPPQAHPLPPPTPAEASHGLPHPGGPPSEAVLSTPEKRPSTRAQAAVKCESPATTLWAQNELPDFGGNVLLAPAAPALHVPGKAQPSEVIQPPDEGVSGQLSRQLGCLPSLQSGDSLGASENLENPPKMGEEEALLSQASSGYASLLSSPPTESLQNQPVLIAQPDQNWNPAQPLHCPVPLSHPNEKTQSWRDARVGDTAAVSGKALGGDSGEPKPLLGVPAGSLVFSPLSHNLAQSNFPQVSGTSEMACPQPAHLLVAPPSHPPAKNLLPESQKSHKAESAPRELVNGSAGSITLVSPTDTTLGLHNNKAHLPSNQEETSGALDFTLNRTLENPVRTYSLPPSESPASYQEIIPSHPRPPGAGVHNPDHFYQQVTKGAQDQQGPEGAQQEPAPPPQGPKAAPSEPSNPEGLPEPGQSQSSAQPPASPVPADPGPPPLPRPPQSSNASVVSSSSSQAAVPPGQPWMPPPDLASYYYYRPPYDSYQGQYASPYPPEPGTNPLYYQDVYGLYDPRYRPYESASSTYPENYRYPEPERPSSRASHCSDRPAARQGPPEGYYGPRSGWSSQSDYTNYYCGQYSYGEPGRWDRYPYGSRFRDPRPYDRRYWYDPEYEPYRKESYAYTDRPERYDDPWRYDPRFTGSFDDDPEPHRDPYGEDADRRSVHSERSGHSLRSAPSMHSHHSSFSGHSQQSQVYRSHNVTVGPYEAPPPPGSFHGDYAYDAYSSAQGFPEYGYPVDAGWPTAEQAPSRPTSPEKFSVPHVCARFGPGGQLIKVIPNLPSEGQPALVEVHGMETLLQHVPEQEEMRAFPGPLGKDDTHKVDVINFAQNKATKCLQNENLIDKESANLLWNFIVLLCRQNGTVVGTDIAELLLQDHKTVWLPGKSPNEANLIDFTNEALEQVEEEESGEAQLSFLTDSQATPTSPLEKETERFRELLLYGRKKDALESAMKNGLWGHALLLASKMDSRTHARVMTRFANSLPINDPLQTVYQLMSGRMPAASTCCGDEKWGDWRPHLAMVLSNLNNNMDVESRTMATMGDTLASKGLLDAAHFCYLMAQVGFGVYTKKTTKLVLIGSNHSLPFLKFATNEAIQRTEAYEYAQSLGAQSDHLPNFQVFKFIYSCRLADMGLATQAFHYCEAIARSVLLQPRRHSPVLISQLVQVASQLRLFDPQLKERPEEESFVEPAWLAQLQRVDKQVKEGAVVWSQDAAFPQQCPSSPSSELGQCDGPGLTQPVDLGTENPLLALPLPSAERPGQGVWLLPSAPSTLPSSSAPIPPGVPMFPVPPLGPVESGPPGSALGFAEPSGPEPAALDPGSGLPPSTPSLQQSGHLLREASTRDPGTGLMPQDPHRRSSLAERREEDFGGTFDNMGSSRTPQDSEAPLRWGAASLGALQPAALMPASEVKSSGQAARKEPKEPKKSGESWFSRWLPGKKRTEAYLPDDKNKSIVWDEKKNRWVDTSEPEEEKKAPPPPPMSLPKAPQAAAPGPGGPPRASVNMFSRKAAGARARYVDILNPGGSQRADPALAPADLFAPLAPLPIPVQLFGPNPDAEGAPPTEGAGREGQVPAGGLAHPEPSSEPQAPSDHPPAGAAPAPAVPFYNPTQFSQASAPSGGSQSRRIGQRKYPAMR; from the exons ATGCAGCCGCCACCACAGGCTGTCCCGCCCAGCGTGGTGGGGCCGCCTCCAGCCGGGAGTCCTCCGAGCATGTTCTGGTCCAGCAGCCCCTACAGGAGACAGGCCCCCACCGGCGCCCCAGGGGGTGCAGCCGCGCGCCCTCTGCAGCCCGTGACGGACCCGTTCGCCTTCAGTAGACAGGCGCTTCAGCACACCTCGCTGGGCAGCGCACCCAAGAGCAGCCCACCGGTTttcccaggccccgccccagagGCATTTCTGCAGCGCCCTGGGGCGCCTGTGCCGCACACACACCCCGGGAATGGCTCCAGGGGACCCTGCGAGCCTCTGCCGGGACCTCTGTCACAGCCCAGGCCGATGGCCGGTCCATTTTCCAGTGTGCTGACCCCTTCAGCACCACCTGGGCCTGAGATGAAGAGGAGTGCCGAGGTCGCGTCCAGCTCCGAACGTGAAGTTCAGGCTCAGTGCATTCCAGGAGTGGGTCCTGACGGTTTTCACGGGGGCCACCCGCACGGGAACCTGCCGGGGCCCGACAGACCGCTGAGCGGGCAGAACCCTCACGACGGTGCCCCAGCCCCGGccgcctcccctttctcctctcagCCCCGTCAGCAGACGCCAGGGCAGTGGGGCCCGGTGCAGGGAGGCCTGCAGCCCTCAGGTCAGCATTACTGGCCCGGCCTAGAAGGGCCCGTTCCAAACGTGGGGCCCCAGGCCTCTGGCCTTTCCCACTTCTCTGCTCTGTCCAGCTCGCCTCAGGGTCCCAGCCACGAGCAGCGTGACCCTTCTGTCCCAGGACCCCTGGCTGGCGATGGAAGAGATGAGGCTGCCTACCTACAAGGCGGAAACCACTCAGCAAGTAACTCTGATCTTGAAAACGCGTTCAGGCAGACTTTCCGAGTTGCACACGCTCGGGCTGGCCAGGAGCTCCGGCCGGGTCCAGCAGCGCATAACGAGCAGCTGCCAGACACTGCCCTCGTGAACCCCTTCGCTCAGGGAAGTAGCCCCGAAGGCCACTTGCACTACCCGCTGGGGGCTGGGCCCAGCGGGGCCTTGCCAGATGCAGACTCGAGCACACTCTCCATGTTTTTCCAAGGGGGGGAGACAGAAAATGAGGAGACCCTCCCATCTGAAGACATAGGATCTGCTGGCCAGTCTGACTTTGACGGTTTCTCCCCCAGTGCCGGCCTgggccctccccccacacacggGGGAGCAGGCGGCGTCCACCAGGCCTTCCTCAGAGCCCCCCGCGGCGAGCCCACACAGCAGGGAGCAGACACGcagcctctctttcctctgttggCAACCGCCCAGCACGATCACGCAACCACTAAGAGTGCTGCTGTTGACTTGTGGGGTGATAGGGCAGGTGCAGGCGGCTCACACTGTGAGAACGTGGAGAACTTAGAGTTCACCCAGAACCAAGAGGTCCTGCCAAGTGAGCCCCCAAGTTCGGATGCTGCCTCCCCCGGCGACCAGCTCCGATACGGGACCCTTGGCGGGCCCGCACCCCCCAGGCTCGGTGTGGCTGGCCATGCTGGAGGCGGGGGCTCACAGCCCGAGGCCCTGGATGCGCTGCTGCACCCCGTGCGGTCTGATAGCGTGTCATCCAGCTACAGCAGCAAGAGCCACCGGAGTGTTTCTGGTGCCACCAGGCCCCAAGACCTGGGCACCTTCATCCAGCAGGAAGTTGGGAAACCTGAGGACGAGGCTTCAGGGAGCTTTTTTAAGCAAATCGATTCTTCTCCCGTGGGAGGCGAGACAGACGAGGCCGCTGTGAGCCAGCGCTCCCACAGCAGTCTGTCCCAGCCCTTAACCCCAAGCCCCCCCCAACCCACAGGGGTATTTCAGACAAGTGTCAATAGTTCTTTCGAGCCAGTGAAATCCCACTTAGTTGGTGTAAAACCAGTTGAAGCCGATCGTGCCAATGTGGTGGGTGAGGTGAGGGGGACCCATGCCCACCAGAAGCACAGACCAGCCGCTGCCCCGCCTGACGCCTGTCCTGGCAACCTGGAGCAGCCCCCGGACAACCTGGAGACCCTCCTCCCGCCCCAGGCCcatcctctgcctcctcccacacCTGCAGAAGCCAGTCATGGCCTCCCGCACCCTGGGGGGCCGCCTTCGGAAGCTGTGCTTTCAACCCCTGAGAAGAGGCCCTCGACCCGGGCCCAGGCAGCCGTCAAGTGTGAGAGCCCAGCAACGACTCTGTGGGCACAGAACGAGTTGCCAGACTTCGGGGGCAACGTCCTTCTAGCCCCCGCTGCTCCTGCACTTCACGTGCCTGGGAAAGCTCAGCCCTCTGAAGTGATCCAGCCTCCAGATGAGGGGGTGTCCGGCCAGCTGTCCCGGCAGCTGGgctgcctcccctccctgcaAAGCGGGGACAGCCTCGGGGCTTCCGAGAACCTCGAGAACCCTCCCAAGATGGGAGAAGAGGAGGCCCTTCTGTCGCAGGCAAGTTCTGGTTATGCCAGTCTGTTGTCCTCACCGCCTACTGAGTCTTTGCAAAATCAGCCCGTCTTGATTGCTCAGCCTGATCAGAACTGGAATCCAGCCCAGCCCCTTCACTGTCCTGTGCCCTTGTCACATCCTAACGAGAAGACTCAGTCCTGGAGAGATGCCCGGGTGGGGGACACAGCTGCCGTGAGTGGCAAGGCCTTGGGGGGCGATTCTGGAGAACCCAAGCCTCTGTTGGGGGTTCCAGCGGGTTCTCTCGTCTTCTCACCTCTGTCTCACAATCTTGCCCAAAGTAATTTTCCACAAGTCTCTGGTACTTCTGAAATGGCTTGCCCTCAGCCTGCTCATTTGCTGGTTGCACCACCATCTCATCCACCTGCAAAGAACTTGCTTCCAGAAAGTCAGAAGAGTCACAAAGCAGAGAGTGCTCCCCGGGAGCTGGTTAATGGCTCTGCTGGGAGCATCACGTTGGTGTCGCCCACAGACACCACCTTGGGACTTCATAATAATAAGGCACATCTCCCCAGTAATCAGGAAGAGACTTCGGGAGCCCTAGACTTCACATTAAATAGGACTTTGGAAAATCCTGTAAGAACATATAGCCTTCCCCCTTCTGAGAGTCCAGCCTCTTATCAGGAGATCATTCCCAGTCATCCCAGACCTCCTGGAGCTGGGGTGCATAACCCAGACCATTTCTACCAACAGGTGACAAAAGGTGCTCAGGACCAGCAAGGCCCGGAGGGAGCCCAgcaggagccagctcctcccccacaaGGGCCCAAAGCAGCACCTTCAGAACCCTCAAACCCGGAAGGTCTCCCAGAGCCAGGACAGTCTCAGAGCTCAGCCCAGCCCCCTGCGAGTCCGGTTCCCGCTGACCCAGGGCCGCCGCCGCTGCCTCGGCCACCTCAGTCCTCCAACGCCTCGGTCGTGTCAAGCAGCTCGAGCCAGGCAGCCGTGCCGCCGGGCCAGCCGTGGATGCCACCCCCGGACTTGGCGTCCTACTATTATTACAGACCTCCGTACGACAGCTACCAGGGCCAGTACGCCTCACCGTACCCGCCGGAGCCTGGCACAAACCCGCTGTACTACCAG GACGTCTATGGCCTGTACGACCCCAGATACAGGCCCTACGAGAGTGCATCATCCACCTACCCCGAGAACTACCGCTACCCTGAGCCTGAGCGGCCCAGCTCCCGAGCAAGTCACTGTTCAGACCGGCCAGCTGCCAG GCAGGGCCCTCCCGAAGGTTACTACGGTCCCAGGAGCGGATGGAGCAGCCAGAGCGACTACACCAACTACTACTGTGGCCAGTACAGTTACGGAG AACCGGGTCGCTGGGATCGGTACCCCTATGGCTCCAGGTTCAGGGACCCCCGCCCCTACGACCGCAGGTACTGGTACGACCCGGAGTACGAGCCGTACAGGAAGGAAAGCTACGCTTACACGGACAG GCCTGAGAGGTACGACGACCCTTGGAGGTACGACCCTCGCTTCACAGGGAGTTTCGACGATGACCCCGAGCCCCACCGGGACCCGTACGGGGAGGACGCGGACCGGCGCAGCGTGCACAGCGAGCGCTCGGGGCACAGCCTGCGCAGCGCGCCCAGCATGCACAGCCACCACAGCAGCTTCAGCGGCCACTCCCAGCAG AGTCAGGTTTACAGAAGTCACAATGTGACTGTGGGTCCCTATGAGGCCCCGCCTCCACCTGGCTCCTTCCACGGGGACTATGCCTACGATGCCTACAGCAGTGCCCAGGGCTTCCCGGAGTACGGCTACCCTGTTGATGCCGGCTGGCCCACCGCGGAGCAAG CTCCGTCGAGACCCACTTCCCCTGAGAAATTCTCGGTGCCTCACGTCTGCGCCAGGTTTGGTCCCGGGGGTCAGCTCATCAAAGTGATCCCCAATCTGCCTTCAGAAGGGCAGCCCGCCCTGGTGGAGGTGCATGGCATGGAG ACCCTGCTGCAGCACGTGCCGGAGCAGGAGGAGATGCGTGCGTTTCCGGGGCCGCTCGGCAA GGACGACACCCATAAAGTGGATGTTATCAATTTTGCACAGAACAAAGCCACAAAATGTTTGCAGAATGAAAACTTAATTGACAAAGAGTCTGCAAATCTTCTTTGGAACTTTATCGTTCTTTTGTGCAGACAGAACGGG ACTGTGGTGGGAACAGACATTGCGGAACTGTTGCTGCAAGACCACAAAACAGTGTGGCTTCCTGGGAAGTCGCCCAACGAGGCCAACCTGATTGACTTTACAAACGAGGCCTTGGAgcaagtggaggaggaggagtcgGGGGAGGCCCAGCTCTCCTTCCTCACAGACAGCCAGGCCACCCCCACCAGCCCTCTGGAGAAGGAGACGGAGAGGTTCCGGGAGCTGCTGCTCTACGGCCGTAAGAAG GACGCTCTGGAGTCTGCGATGAAGAACGGCTTGTGGGGCCACGCCCTGCTACTTGCAAGTAAGATGGACAGCCGGACACACGCCCGAGTCATGACCAG GTTCGCCAACAGCCTTCCGATCAACGACCCTCTGCAGACCGTCTACCAGCTGATGTCCGGGCGGATGCCTGCAGCGTCCACG TGCTGCGGAGACGAGAAGTGGGGAGACTGGCGGCCACACTTGGCTATGGTTTTGTCCAACTTGAACAACAACATGGACGTGGAATCCAGGACGATGGCCACAATGGGAGACACTCTAG CCTCAAAAGGCCTCTTGGACGCCGCCCACTTTTGCTACCTCATGGCCCAGGTTGGATTCGGGGtttacacaaagaaaaccacaaagcTGGTCTTAATTGGATCGAACCACAG TTTGCCATTTTTAAAGTTTGCAACCAACGAAGCCATCCAGAGGACAGAGGCCTACGAGTACGCGCAGTCGCTGGGGGCGCAGTCCGACCACCTGCCCAACTTCCAG GTGTTCAAGTTCATCTACTCCTGCCGCCTGGCGGACATGGGGCTGGCCACGCAGGCCTTCCACTACTGCGAGGCCATCGCCAGGAGCGTCCTGCTGCAGCCGCGCCGGCACTCCCCCGTGCTCATCAGCCAGCTGGTGCAG GTCGCGTCCCAGCTGCGACTCTTCGACCCTCAGCTGAAGGAGAGGCCAGAGGAGGAGTCCTTTGTGGAGCCCGCCTGGCTGGCACAGCTGCAGCGTGTGGACAAGCAGGTCAAG GAGGGCGCCGTGGTGTGGAGTCAGGATGCAGCCTTCCCCCAGCAGTGCCCCAGCTCGCCGAGTTCCGAGCTGGGCCAGTGTGACGGCCCGGGACTCACGCAGCCCGtggacctgggcactgagaaccCGCTGCTGGCCCTGCCCTTGCCCAGTGCCGAGCGCCCCGGCCAGGGCGTGTGGCTGCTGCCCTCAG CTCCGTCGACGCTCCCCAGCAGCTCGGCCCCCATTCCTCCCGGCGTGCCGATGTTCCCAGTGCCCCCGCTGGGCCCTGTGGAGTCGGGGCCCCCAGGGTCTGCACTTGGCTTTGCAGAGCCCTCTGGGCCGGAGCCTGCAGCCCTGGACCCGGGGTCCGGCCTGCCGCCCAGCACCCCTTCTCTCCAGCAGAGCGGGCACCTGCTCCGGGAGGCCAGCACCAGGGACCCAG GGACAGGACTGATGCCCCAGGATCCCCACAGGAGGAGCTCACTggcagaaaggagagaagaggactTCGGTGGCACGTTTGATAATATG GGCTCCTCAAGGACACCACAGGACTCCGAGGCCCCCCTGCGGTGGGgggcagccagcctgggtgccCTGCAGCCTGCAGCTCTGATGCCTGCCTCTGAAGTGAAGAGCTCTGGACAGGCAGCCAGGAAGGAGCCCAAGGAGCCTAAGAAG AGTGGCGAGTCCTGGTTCTCTCGCTGGCTTCCTGGGAAGAAGAGGACAGAAGCGTACCTGCCAGACGACAAGAACAAATCG ATCGTCTGGGATGAGAAGAAGAACCGATGGGTGGACACCAGCGAGCCGGAGGAGGAG AAGAAGGCCCCGCCGCCACCGCCAATGTCGCTTCCCAAGGCTCCGCAAGCTGCCGCCCCTGGGCCTGGAGGCCCCCCCAGAGCCTCTGTGAACATGTTTTCTAGAAAAGCAG CCGGAGCCCGAGCGCGCTACGTGGACATCCTAAACCCGGGGGGGTCCCAGCGCGCTGACCCGGCTCTGGCTCCCGCGGACCTTTTTGCCCCGCTGGCCCCCCTCCCGATCCCGGTGCAGCTGTTTGGACCAAACCCAG ATGCAGAGGGAGCCCCGCCCACAGAGGGGGCTGGCAGGGAAGGGCAGGTGCCCGCCGGGGGTCTGGCCCATCCAGAACCTTCCTCAGAACCCCAG